A stretch of Acropora muricata isolate sample 2 chromosome 7, ASM3666990v1, whole genome shotgun sequence DNA encodes these proteins:
- the LOC136923988 gene encoding uncharacterized protein yields MCYHLYADDIQMYVSFATNDDNSLNSSITQIENCLSDINLWMTANKLKLNKSKTDLIYLYSRHNLQTSLPSIQFGNDSIILTEAVRNVGAIFDSTLSMVPQVNSLCKTASYHLRNIARIRHLLSKESTEILVHAFVFSKLDYCNALLHGLPQCVIKKLQLVQNSAARLITCSRKYDHTSPLLIQLHWLPITQRIWFKVLLLTFKAIQKLSPVYLQELISKYSPSRKLRSSDAMLLERHSYNLKTYGSRAFRVAAPELWNKLPREIKLCDDIDSFKKKLKTYLFNIAFN; encoded by the coding sequence ATGTGTTACCATCTCTACGCAGATGATATCCAAATGTATGTCTCTTTTGCGACTAATGATGACAATTCTCTGAACAGTTCCATTactcaaattgaaaactgtTTATCTGACATTAATTTATGGATGACTGCTAATAAGCTTAAGTTAAACAAGAGTAAAACTGACCTGATTTATCTTTATTCAAGACATAATCTACAGACCTCTTTACCCAGCATCCAGTTTGGAAATGATAGTATCATCCTTACAGAAGCCGTTCGTAATGTTGGAGCTATATTTGATTCTACTTTAAGCATGGTTCCTCAAGTAAATTCCTTATGTAAAACAGCATCCTATCACCTGAGAAACATTGCTCGTATTCGACATCTTCTATCTAAAGAGTCAACTGAAATACTTGTAcatgcttttgtcttttcaaaactgGATTACTGTAATGCCCTTCTCCATGGTCTTCCTCAATGTGTTATCAAAAAACTGCAATTGGTTCAAAACTCCGCTGCTAGACTGATTACCTGCTCCAGGAAATATGACCATACTTCTCCTCTCCTTATACAATTGCACTGGCTGCCTATCACTCAACGAATCTGGTTTAAGGTACTTCTCCTTACTTTCAAAGCTATTCAAAAGTTATCACCTGTCTATTTACAAGAACTCATCTCTAAATACAGCCCATCTCGCAAGCTCCGATCCTCTGATGCTATGTTACTTGAACGTCATTCTTACAATCTCAAGACCTATGGCTCAAGAGCGTTTAGAGTGGCAGCACCGGAACTATGGAACAAGCTTCCGAGGGAAATAAAGTTATGTGACGATATTgacagttttaaaaagaaacttaaaacgtacttatttaatattgcttttaattag